One window of Cellulomonas shaoxiangyii genomic DNA carries:
- a CDS encoding STAS domain-containing protein: MTELRDAVRALADPTPDPVLDPALDPAVAAADPAPVHAIRVEAEYGRAVVRLVGEVDAALRAEASASMGMALMSGLPVVIDATEATFVDSSGVAFVLQLHLAASEAGIPVTLRDPHRVLREVLDMVGLSVLIPDDEG; this comes from the coding sequence ATGACGGAGCTGAGGGACGCCGTGCGCGCGCTCGCGGACCCCACGCCCGACCCGGTCCTGGACCCGGCTCTCGACCCCGCTGTCGCCGCCGCGGACCCCGCGCCCGTGCACGCGATCCGTGTCGAGGCCGAGTACGGCCGCGCGGTCGTGCGGCTCGTCGGCGAGGTCGACGCCGCGCTGCGGGCCGAGGCGAGCGCCTCCATGGGCATGGCGCTGATGAGCGGCCTGCCGGTCGTCATCGACGCGACCGAGGCGACGTTCGTCGACTCCTCCGGCGTGGCGTTCGTCCTGCAGCTGCACCTCGCCGCCTCCGAGGCCGGCATCCCCGTGACCCTGCGCGACCCGCACCGGGTGCTGCGCGAGGTGCTCGACATGGTCGGGCTGTCCGTCCTCATCCCCGACGACGAGGGCTGA
- a CDS encoding aminoacyl-tRNA deacylase encodes MSEHATGDDDLRTDGERRAAEALAAAGVTHERTRHGRVSSLAEAAAARGVAPADLLKTIVVRRGDDDYVLVLVPGDRTIAWPRLRALLGVNRMSMPDAATALAVTGYERGTITPFGTTHTWPVVADERVRGHRVSIGGGGHGVGFTLDGDDLVQALSATVADVTDPEE; translated from the coding sequence GTGAGCGAGCACGCGACCGGCGACGACGACCTGCGGACCGACGGCGAGCGCCGCGCGGCGGAGGCCCTGGCCGCGGCGGGCGTCACCCACGAGCGCACCCGGCACGGACGCGTCTCGTCCCTCGCGGAGGCGGCGGCGGCCCGGGGCGTCGCCCCCGCGGACCTGCTGAAGACGATCGTCGTGCGGCGTGGCGACGACGACTACGTGCTCGTGCTCGTGCCGGGCGACCGGACCATCGCGTGGCCGCGGCTGCGCGCGCTGCTGGGCGTCAACCGGATGTCGATGCCGGACGCGGCGACGGCGCTGGCCGTGACCGGCTACGAGCGCGGCACGATCACCCCGTTCGGCACGACCCACACGTGGCCCGTCGTGGCGGACGAGCGCGTGCGCGGGCACCGGGTGTCCATCGGCGGTGGCGGCCACGGCGTCGGGTTCACGCTGGACGGCGACGACCTCGTGCAGGCGCTCAGCGCCACGGTCGCGGACGTCACCGACCCGGAGGAGTGA
- the hrpA gene encoding ATP-dependent RNA helicase HrpA: MSTTDPTPSTDERAPRRPRGRRPRRDGEDRRSGGRPDAGGSDAGRSDAGHPDAGRPDAGRPDAGRRDGGGSDGTAPDDRSAPDAPHDGSTPDARRDRRADDRPADDRRTHDRRTPDDRSDRRPRSDRRARDEHRLAQAAERRAAVQLPPIVYPEQLPVSARRDEIAAAIRDHQVVVVAGETGSGKTTQLPKIMLDLGRGRAGQIGHTQPRRIAARSVADRIADELGTTLGGVVGYQVRFTDESSDETLVKVMTDGILLAQIQRDPMLRRYDTLIIDEAHERSLNIDFILGYLTRLLPQRPDLKVVITSATIDSARFARHFAGPPTPEHPDGVPAPVVEVSGRTYPVDIRYRPLTGDGGEDRDMVTGITDAVDELIAEGPGDVLVFLSGEREIRDAEEGLRGSLGTRATDPRHPQAVELLPLYARLSAAEQRRVFEPHSTRRVVLATNVAETSLTVPGIAYVVDPGTARISRYSKATKVQRLPIEPISQASANQRSGRSGRLSPGIAIRLYSEEDFASRPQYTEPEILRTSLASVILQMISVGVVRSPDEVVEFPFVDPPDVRAVRDGVALLTELGALEVRDGRTRLTETGRALAQIPVDPRIARMVVEAGRRGVAREVVVIAAALSIQDPRERPAEQRDAADLMHRRFADPSSDLLSYLNLWTYLREQQHALSGSAFRRMCKAEHLHYLRVREWQDVVTQLRDLTKPLGIAAKGAPTPVSDEVVAARAAAEAAGGDGGRGRRGPAGAPVQEVVEPTTPAGAAEGTRTRWSWDGDAIHQAILSGLLSQVGMQLATEVQATGKDAKGRGRAQSDRRARNEYLGARGARFALFPGSGLSKRPPAWVMAAELVETSRLWARDAARIRPEWAEELGAHLVKRTYSDPTWSTRQGAAMVVEKVLLYGVPIVADRRVLLGKVDPAGARELFLRHALVQGEWTTHHAFFHENRRLLAEVGDLEARTRSHLVVDDDVLFDFYDERVPDDVVSARHFDRWWKDARRRDPDLLSFTRELLVGSDTAVDERAFPSRWPQGELSFPLTYQFQPGTEADGVTVHIPLPQLPRVRPEGFDWMVPGLRAELLTATIRALPKAVRVQLVPAPDVARSVDAWMAEHVATWEDTVRAADAAPSFREMFARAVRALRDVEVPPDAVDEDKLPPHLRMTFRVVGERGGVVDEGKNLLVLQRRNADRAQDAVSSAVRSAVRAAMEEAMAATGASAGPVAAAADGGAPAGRRAAGPRPSDRAPAPGVDLERTGLTSWPDLPGPLPDVVEAPSAAGGAVRAYPTLVEETTGGRASVALRVLADAAVAEAAARRGLRRLLVLDAGLPPGRVTSRWTGPQALALAASPYPSTEALVTDVQLASVDRLMARHLGGRSPREVRDADAYAALRADVRGGLEDDVHRVVGDLVGVLTAWRELDADVRASTSLALLSTAQDVREQAAALVHDGFVSEVGADRLPQLVRYLRAARHRLGKAGENPHRDADLAWQVHDVLEQYEAVRARLAAASPDPARARALDDVRWLIEELRVSLFAQQLGTPVPVSPTRIRKALAAIG, translated from the coding sequence GTGAGCACGACCGACCCCACCCCGAGCACGGACGAGCGCGCACCGCGCCGCCCGCGGGGTCGTCGTCCCCGCAGGGACGGCGAGGACCGCCGGTCCGGCGGCCGCCCGGACGCAGGGGGGTCGGACGCAGGTCGGTCGGACGCAGGTCACCCCGACGCAGGTCGCCCGGACGCAGGCCGCCCGGACGCAGGCCGCAGGGACGGAGGCGGGTCGGACGGCACCGCACCCGACGACCGCAGCGCCCCCGACGCGCCGCACGACGGCAGCACCCCGGACGCGCGGCGCGACCGCCGAGCCGACGACCGCCCAGCCGACGACCGCCGCACCCACGACCGCCGCACGCCCGACGACCGCAGCGACCGCCGGCCCCGCTCGGACCGCCGCGCCCGCGACGAGCACCGCCTCGCGCAGGCCGCCGAGCGCCGCGCCGCGGTGCAGCTGCCCCCGATCGTCTACCCCGAGCAGCTGCCGGTCTCGGCGCGCCGGGACGAGATCGCGGCCGCGATCCGCGACCACCAGGTCGTGGTCGTCGCGGGCGAGACGGGGTCGGGCAAGACCACGCAGCTGCCGAAGATCATGCTCGACCTGGGCCGCGGCCGGGCCGGGCAGATCGGCCACACGCAGCCCCGGCGCATCGCGGCGCGGTCGGTCGCGGACCGCATCGCCGACGAGCTGGGCACGACGCTCGGCGGCGTCGTCGGGTACCAGGTGCGGTTCACCGACGAGTCCTCAGACGAGACGCTCGTCAAGGTGATGACGGACGGCATCCTGCTCGCGCAGATCCAGCGGGACCCGATGCTGCGCCGGTACGACACGCTCATCATCGACGAGGCGCACGAGCGCTCCCTCAACATCGACTTCATCCTCGGGTACCTCACGCGCCTGCTGCCGCAGCGGCCGGACCTGAAGGTCGTCATCACGTCGGCGACGATCGACTCGGCGCGGTTCGCGCGGCACTTCGCCGGCCCGCCGACCCCCGAGCACCCCGACGGCGTGCCCGCTCCCGTCGTCGAGGTCAGCGGGCGGACGTACCCGGTGGACATCCGGTACCGGCCGCTGACGGGTGACGGCGGCGAGGACCGGGACATGGTCACCGGCATCACCGACGCGGTGGACGAGCTCATCGCGGAGGGCCCCGGCGACGTGCTGGTGTTCCTGTCCGGCGAGCGGGAGATCCGGGACGCCGAGGAGGGCCTGCGCGGCTCGCTCGGCACCCGCGCGACGGACCCGCGGCACCCGCAGGCGGTGGAGCTGCTGCCGCTGTACGCGCGGCTGTCCGCCGCCGAGCAGCGGCGGGTCTTCGAGCCGCACTCGACCCGCCGGGTCGTGCTCGCGACCAACGTCGCGGAGACGTCGCTGACCGTCCCCGGCATCGCGTACGTCGTCGACCCCGGGACCGCGCGCATCTCGCGGTACTCGAAGGCGACGAAGGTGCAGCGGCTGCCGATCGAGCCGATCTCGCAGGCGTCGGCCAACCAGCGCTCGGGGCGGTCCGGGCGCCTGTCGCCGGGCATCGCGATCCGGCTGTACTCGGAGGAGGACTTCGCGTCCCGGCCGCAGTACACCGAGCCGGAGATCCTGCGCACGTCGCTGGCGTCCGTGATCCTGCAGATGATCTCCGTGGGGGTCGTGCGCAGCCCCGACGAGGTCGTGGAGTTCCCGTTCGTCGACCCGCCGGACGTGCGCGCGGTCCGCGACGGCGTCGCGCTGCTCACCGAGCTCGGCGCGCTCGAGGTGCGCGACGGCCGCACGCGCCTGACCGAGACGGGCCGCGCGCTCGCGCAGATCCCGGTCGACCCGCGCATCGCCCGCATGGTCGTCGAGGCGGGCCGCCGCGGTGTCGCGCGGGAGGTCGTCGTCATCGCGGCCGCGCTGTCGATCCAGGACCCGCGCGAGCGCCCCGCGGAGCAGCGCGACGCCGCCGACCTGATGCACCGGCGCTTCGCCGACCCGAGCAGCGACCTGCTCAGCTACCTCAACCTGTGGACGTACCTGCGCGAGCAGCAGCACGCGCTCTCGGGCTCGGCGTTCCGGCGCATGTGCAAGGCCGAGCATCTGCACTACCTGCGCGTGCGCGAGTGGCAGGACGTCGTCACGCAGCTGCGCGACCTCACCAAGCCGCTCGGCATCGCGGCGAAGGGCGCGCCGACGCCCGTCTCCGACGAGGTCGTCGCCGCGCGCGCCGCGGCGGAGGCGGCCGGCGGGGACGGCGGCCGGGGGCGGCGCGGGCCCGCGGGGGCGCCGGTGCAGGAGGTCGTCGAGCCGACGACGCCCGCAGGTGCGGCCGAGGGCACGCGGACGCGCTGGTCGTGGGACGGCGACGCGATCCACCAGGCGATCCTGTCGGGCCTGCTCTCGCAGGTCGGCATGCAGCTCGCGACCGAGGTGCAGGCGACCGGCAAGGACGCGAAGGGCCGCGGACGGGCGCAGTCGGACCGTCGGGCGCGCAACGAGTACCTCGGCGCGCGCGGCGCCCGGTTCGCGCTCTTCCCCGGGTCCGGGCTGTCGAAGCGGCCGCCGGCGTGGGTCATGGCGGCCGAGCTCGTCGAGACGTCCCGGCTGTGGGCGCGCGACGCCGCGCGCATCCGCCCGGAGTGGGCCGAGGAGCTCGGCGCGCACCTCGTGAAGCGCACGTACTCCGACCCCACCTGGTCGACGCGGCAGGGCGCCGCGATGGTCGTCGAGAAGGTGCTGCTCTACGGCGTGCCGATCGTCGCGGACCGTCGCGTGCTGCTCGGCAAGGTCGACCCCGCGGGCGCGCGCGAGCTGTTCCTGCGGCACGCGCTCGTGCAGGGCGAGTGGACGACCCACCACGCGTTCTTCCACGAGAACCGCCGCCTGCTCGCCGAGGTGGGCGACCTGGAGGCGCGCACGCGCAGCCACCTCGTCGTGGACGACGACGTGCTGTTCGACTTCTACGACGAGCGCGTCCCGGACGACGTCGTCTCCGCGCGCCACTTCGACCGGTGGTGGAAGGACGCGCGCCGCCGCGACCCGGACCTGCTGTCGTTCACGCGCGAGCTGCTCGTCGGGTCGGACACGGCCGTCGACGAGCGCGCGTTCCCGTCGCGCTGGCCGCAGGGCGAGCTGTCGTTCCCGCTGACCTACCAGTTCCAGCCCGGCACCGAGGCCGACGGCGTGACCGTGCACATCCCGCTGCCGCAGCTGCCGCGGGTGCGGCCCGAGGGCTTCGACTGGATGGTGCCCGGCCTGCGTGCCGAGCTGCTCACGGCCACGATCCGCGCGCTGCCGAAGGCCGTGCGCGTGCAGCTCGTGCCCGCGCCGGACGTCGCCCGGTCCGTCGACGCGTGGATGGCCGAGCACGTCGCGACGTGGGAGGACACCGTCCGCGCCGCCGACGCCGCGCCGTCGTTCCGGGAGATGTTCGCCCGCGCCGTGCGCGCGCTGCGCGACGTCGAGGTGCCGCCCGACGCGGTCGACGAGGACAAGCTCCCGCCGCACCTGCGCATGACGTTCCGGGTCGTCGGCGAGCGCGGCGGCGTCGTCGACGAGGGCAAGAACCTGCTGGTCCTGCAGCGCCGCAACGCCGACCGGGCGCAGGACGCGGTGTCGTCGGCGGTGCGCAGCGCCGTGCGGGCCGCGATGGAGGAGGCGATGGCGGCGACCGGCGCGTCGGCGGGTCCGGTCGCCGCGGCCGCGGACGGCGGTGCGCCGGCGGGGCGTCGCGCCGCGGGTCCGCGACCGTCCGACCGGGCGCCCGCACCGGGCGTCGACCTCGAGCGCACGGGCCTGACGTCGTGGCCCGACCTGCCCGGTCCGCTGCCGGACGTCGTCGAGGCGCCGTCCGCCGCGGGCGGTGCCGTGCGCGCGTACCCGACGCTCGTCGAGGAGACCACGGGCGGGCGCGCGTCCGTCGCGCTGCGCGTGCTCGCCGACGCCGCCGTCGCGGAGGCCGCCGCCCGGCGAGGGCTGCGCCGGCTGCTCGTGCTCGACGCGGGCCTGCCCCCCGGGCGCGTGACGAGCCGGTGGACGGGCCCGCAGGCGCTCGCGCTCGCGGCGTCGCCGTACCCGTCGACGGAGGCGCTGGTCACCGACGTGCAGCTCGCGTCCGTGGACCGGCTCATGGCCCGCCACCTGGGCGGCCGGTCGCCGCGCGAGGTCCGCGACGCGGACGCGTACGCCGCGCTGCGGGCGGACGTCCGCGGGGGCCTGGAGGACGACGTGCACCGCGTGGTCGGCGACCTCGTGGGCGTGCTCACGGCGTGGCGCGAGCTCGACGCCGACGTGCGGGCGTCGACGAGCCTCGCGCTGCTGTCCACCGCGCAGGACGTGCGCGAGCAGGCCGCCGCGCTGGTCCACGACGGGTTCGTCTCCGAGGTCGGCGCGGACCGGCTCCCGCAGCTCGTCCGGTACCTGCGCGCGGCCCGGCACCGGCTCGGCAAGGCGGGGGAGAACCCGCACCGGGACGCCGACCTCGCGTGGCAGGTGCACGACGTGCTCGAGCAGTACGAGGCGGTCCGGGCCCGGCTCGCCGCGGCGTCGCCCGACCCGGCGCGGGCGCGCGCGCTCGACGACGTCCGGTGGCTGATCGAGGAGCTGCGCGTGAGCCTGTTCGCGCAGCAGCTCGGCACGCCGGTGCCCGTCTCGCCCACCCGCATCCGCAAGGCGCTCGCGGCGATCGGCTGA
- a CDS encoding type II toxin-antitoxin system VapC family toxin produces the protein MTRYAIDHLVAVELARDGVVVPEEHQLVGPTLLRSHVLGYLYRAVRAGVLPEAEGRRLLDGVTTTRIRLLGDRVSRAAAWRIAHELGWSDTADAEYLAVAQLQADAFVTLDPVLRTAAAGRVPLADVEDLYPS, from the coding sequence ATGACCCGCTACGCCATCGACCACCTCGTCGCCGTCGAGCTCGCCCGGGACGGGGTCGTCGTGCCCGAGGAGCACCAGCTCGTCGGGCCGACGCTGCTGCGCTCCCACGTGCTCGGCTACCTGTACCGGGCCGTGCGCGCCGGCGTGCTGCCGGAGGCGGAGGGGCGGCGGCTGCTCGACGGCGTCACGACGACGAGGATCCGGCTGCTGGGCGACCGCGTCTCGCGGGCGGCCGCCTGGCGCATCGCCCACGAGCTGGGCTGGTCCGACACCGCCGACGCCGAGTACCTCGCCGTCGCACAGCTCCAGGCCGACGCGTTCGTCACGCTCGACCCCGTGCTCCGCACCGCCGCCGCGGGCCGCGTGCCGCTCGCCGACGTCGAGGACCTCTACCCGTCCTGA
- a CDS encoding saccharopine dehydrogenase family protein — MTDPREHDLVLFGATGFVGRLVAAHVAEHAPPGLRVALAGRTRAKVEDVRAALPAAARDWPVVVADTADPASLAAMAASARVVVSTVGPYLRHGLPVVGACARAGTHYADLTGEVPFVRRAIDRYDAVARASGARLVHACGYDAVPSDLAVLALHRRVAADDAGALRDVRLVATARGGVSGGTVASMRGIVQQAARDARIRRLLADPHALSPDRDAEPDVPQPPDTPAPGRTVDGGWVAASPMASFNTRVVRRSNALQGWAYGRTLRYGEVAGTGRGARGAAAAAGLTVGLGVLAGAVLLPPTRALLDRVLPAPGEGPDEETRRTGRFRMDVHAVTTTGRQYRALAAGSGDPGYAATAVMLGEAALALALDQDRLPDAAGSLTPATALGDVLVERLRAAGQTYEATPR, encoded by the coding sequence ATGACGGACCCGCGCGAGCACGACCTCGTCCTGTTCGGCGCGACGGGGTTCGTGGGGAGGCTCGTCGCGGCGCACGTCGCCGAGCACGCCCCGCCGGGCCTGCGCGTCGCGCTCGCGGGCCGCACGCGGGCCAAGGTCGAGGACGTGCGCGCCGCCCTGCCCGCGGCGGCCCGCGACTGGCCCGTCGTCGTGGCGGACACCGCCGACCCGGCGTCGCTCGCCGCGATGGCCGCGTCCGCGCGGGTCGTGGTGAGCACCGTCGGCCCGTACCTGCGCCACGGCCTGCCGGTCGTCGGCGCGTGCGCGCGGGCCGGGACCCACTACGCCGACCTGACCGGGGAGGTGCCGTTCGTGCGCCGGGCGATCGACCGGTACGACGCGGTCGCCCGGGCGTCGGGCGCGCGGCTCGTGCACGCGTGCGGGTACGACGCGGTGCCGTCCGACCTCGCCGTCCTCGCGCTGCACCGCCGGGTCGCGGCGGACGACGCGGGGGCGCTGCGCGACGTGCGGCTCGTCGCGACCGCCCGCGGGGGCGTGAGCGGCGGCACGGTCGCCTCGATGCGGGGGATCGTGCAGCAGGCCGCCCGCGACGCGCGGATCCGCCGGCTGCTGGCGGACCCGCACGCGCTGAGCCCCGACCGCGACGCCGAGCCCGACGTCCCGCAGCCCCCGGACACCCCGGCGCCCGGCCGCACGGTCGACGGCGGCTGGGTCGCGGCGTCCCCGATGGCGTCGTTCAACACGCGCGTCGTGCGCCGCAGCAACGCGCTGCAGGGCTGGGCGTACGGGCGCACGCTGCGCTACGGCGAGGTCGCGGGCACGGGCCGGGGTGCGCGCGGCGCCGCGGCGGCCGCGGGCCTGACCGTGGGGCTGGGCGTGCTCGCCGGGGCGGTCCTCCTCCCGCCGACGCGTGCGCTGCTCGACCGCGTCCTGCCCGCCCCGGGCGAGGGGCCGGACGAGGAGACGCGCCGCACCGGCCGGTTCCGCATGGACGTGCACGCCGTCACGACGACCGGCCGGCAGTACCGCGCGCTCGCGGCGGGCAGCGGGGACCCGGGCTACGCCGCCACGGCCGTGATGCTCGGCGAGGCGGCCCTCGCGCTGGCCCTCGACCAGGACCGCCTCCCGGACGCGGCCGGCTCGCTCACGCCCGCGACGGCCCTGGGTGACGTGCTCGTCGAGCGCCTGCGCGCCGCGGGCCAGACGTACGAGGCGACACCCCGCTGA
- a CDS encoding APC family permease, translated as MVATAPPPSALRRTVGRRMLLIFIVGDILGAGIYALTGRVAGEVGGAIWIPFVVAFVLATLTATAYAELVGRFPRAAGAAVYAQQAFGRPFVTFLVAFAVLMSGITSASAAARAFGGDYLAELVTVPTLLAAWVFVLVIAAVNAVGVAESVRVNLVLTAVEVTGLAVILVIGARAFLSGEGDPSRAMTLTADGPAWMAVLGGTALAFYALLGFEDSVNLAEECQHPRRDFPRALFGGIAITGVIYLAVAFTTSMLVETDTLADSTGPLLEVVRVAGLVFPPWLFALIALVAVSNTALINMIMASRVVYGMSREGIVPGWLGKVGSGRQTPWTAILFTTVIALTLVSTGDLSGLADTTVLLLLLVFATVNVSVLVLRRRSHADDDATPQGDAERTFRAPTWAPALGAVVSLVLASPLTGRDLDVYARAGLLLGIGVVLYVVNRLFVPRASAEGAALGVDQGEPAGTHES; from the coding sequence ATGGTCGCCACCGCACCACCGCCCAGCGCGCTGAGGCGCACCGTGGGCCGCCGGATGCTGCTGATCTTCATCGTCGGGGACATCCTCGGCGCGGGGATCTACGCGCTGACCGGCCGCGTCGCCGGCGAGGTCGGCGGGGCGATCTGGATCCCGTTCGTCGTCGCCTTCGTGCTCGCCACGCTCACGGCGACCGCCTACGCGGAGCTGGTCGGCCGGTTCCCGCGCGCCGCCGGTGCGGCCGTGTACGCGCAGCAGGCGTTCGGGCGGCCGTTCGTCACGTTCCTCGTCGCGTTCGCCGTCCTCATGTCCGGCATCACGAGCGCGAGCGCGGCCGCGCGCGCGTTCGGCGGCGACTACCTCGCCGAGCTCGTCACCGTGCCGACGCTCCTCGCCGCCTGGGTGTTCGTGCTGGTCATCGCAGCCGTCAACGCGGTCGGCGTCGCCGAGTCCGTGCGCGTCAACCTCGTGCTGACCGCCGTCGAGGTGACCGGCCTCGCCGTGATCCTCGTCATCGGGGCGCGGGCGTTCCTGTCCGGCGAGGGCGACCCGTCCCGCGCGATGACCCTCACCGCCGACGGCCCCGCGTGGATGGCCGTGCTCGGCGGCACCGCGCTCGCGTTCTACGCGCTGCTCGGCTTCGAGGACTCCGTGAACCTCGCGGAGGAGTGCCAGCACCCCCGCCGCGACTTCCCGCGCGCCCTGTTCGGCGGCATCGCCATCACCGGCGTCATCTACCTCGCGGTCGCCTTCACGACGTCGATGCTCGTCGAGACCGACACGCTGGCGGACTCGACCGGGCCGCTGCTCGAGGTCGTGCGGGTCGCGGGGCTCGTCTTCCCGCCGTGGCTGTTCGCGCTGATCGCCCTGGTCGCGGTGTCGAACACGGCGCTGATCAACATGATCATGGCGTCGCGCGTGGTCTACGGGATGTCGCGCGAGGGCATCGTCCCCGGCTGGCTGGGCAAGGTCGGCAGCGGCCGCCAGACGCCGTGGACGGCGATCCTCTTCACGACCGTCATCGCCCTGACGCTGGTCAGCACGGGCGACCTGTCCGGCCTGGCCGACACGACCGTGCTCCTGCTGCTGCTCGTGTTCGCGACCGTCAACGTGTCGGTGCTGGTGCTGCGCCGCCGCTCCCACGCCGACGACGACGCGACGCCGCAGGGCGACGCCGAGCGCACCTTCCGTGCGCCGACGTGGGCGCCCGCGCTCGGCGCCGTCGTGTCGCTCGTGCTCGCGTCGCCGCTCACCGGCCGCGACCTCGACGTGTACGCGCGCGCCGGCCTGCTGCTCGGCATCGGCGTCGTGCTCTACGTCGTCAACCGGCTGTTCGTGCCCCGGGCCTCCGCCGAGGGCGCCGCGCTCGGCGTCGACCAGGGCGAGCCCGCGGGGACGCACGAGTCCTGA
- a CDS encoding YtxH domain-containing protein — translation MKGKLTFLVGAGVGYLLGTRAGRQQFEKIKGWATETWQDPRVQGYVKDAESAATDFAKTQGGALKEKAVSTAKSAFHKGDSDESADEPTSETSYPQTSYPQTDGPLVDADDANPNAPKI, via the coding sequence ATGAAGGGCAAGCTCACGTTCCTCGTCGGAGCCGGGGTCGGGTACCTGCTGGGCACCCGGGCCGGCCGGCAGCAGTTCGAGAAGATCAAGGGCTGGGCGACCGAGACGTGGCAGGACCCCCGGGTCCAGGGCTACGTGAAGGACGCCGAGTCGGCCGCCACGGACTTCGCGAAGACCCAGGGCGGGGCGCTCAAGGAGAAGGCGGTCAGCACCGCCAAGTCCGCGTTCCACAAGGGCGACTCCGACGAGTCGGCCGACGAGCCCACGAGCGAGACGTCGTACCCGCAGACGTCGTACCCGCAGACCGACGGTCCGCTGGTCGACGCCGACGACGCCAACCCGAACGCGCCGAAGATCTGA
- a CDS encoding gluconokinase, protein MDTAPVEHLVVMGVSGTGKSSVGRGLAARLDRTFVEGDDLHPAANVAKMSSGTALTDEDRWPWLEAVRDAMTAHARAGRSTVTACSALRRVYRATLTQAQGRVRFVLLDVPPELLRERVARRTGHWMPPSLLDSQLAVLEALQTDEDGVTVHVRGDVDATVTEALRLLRS, encoded by the coding sequence GTGGACACCGCACCCGTCGAGCACCTCGTCGTCATGGGCGTCTCCGGCACCGGCAAGTCGAGCGTGGGCCGCGGGCTCGCCGCCCGCCTCGACCGGACGTTCGTCGAGGGCGACGACCTGCACCCGGCCGCCAACGTCGCGAAGATGAGCAGCGGCACCGCCCTCACCGACGAGGACAGGTGGCCGTGGCTCGAGGCGGTCCGGGACGCGATGACGGCGCACGCGCGCGCCGGCCGGTCCACGGTGACCGCGTGCTCGGCCCTGCGCCGGGTCTACCGCGCGACCCTCACGCAGGCGCAGGGGCGCGTGCGGTTCGTGCTGCTCGACGTCCCGCCCGAGCTGCTGCGCGAGCGCGTCGCCCGGCGGACCGGGCACTGGATGCCGCCGAGCCTGCTCGACTCCCAGCTCGCGGTGCTCGAGGCGCTGCAGACCGACGAGGACGGCGTCACGGTGCACGTGCGCGGTGACGTCGACGCGACCGTCACGGAGGCGCTGCGCCTGCTGCGCTCCTGA
- a CDS encoding magnesium and cobalt transport protein CorA, which produces MDTDAGTGDARGADARGAGAAGADGTRHADRVVVDCGLYVDGRRAPGRLPLGRAGDVARETGGFVWLGLEGPTVADVAEVAGEFGLPPLAVEDAVKAHQRPKLEVYDDVVFVVLKPVRYVDHDEVVDVGELALFLGPHFVVTVRHGKGDVLRRVREELDRGEGPAAGFGPAGVLYRAADLVVDGYESALGEIDIDVDDIEARVFGPGQVNHAERIYKLKQEAAEVRRAVLPLGRPLQRLVDGDVPHVPAEAAPYFRDVQDHLLRAADAVETVERQLADVLQANTARVTVAQSEVALRQNGDMRKISAWAAIALVPTAIAGVYGMNFEYIPELRWRFGYFLVLGVIAGACVGLHRLFRRNGWL; this is translated from the coding sequence GTGGACACGGACGCCGGGACGGGCGACGCACGCGGGGCCGACGCACGCGGGGCCGGCGCAGCCGGGGCCGACGGGACGCGGCACGCGGACCGGGTCGTCGTCGACTGCGGGCTCTACGTCGACGGGCGGCGCGCACCCGGGCGCCTCCCGCTCGGACGCGCCGGCGACGTCGCGCGCGAGACCGGCGGATTCGTCTGGCTCGGCCTCGAGGGGCCGACCGTCGCGGACGTCGCGGAGGTGGCCGGCGAGTTCGGCCTGCCCCCGCTCGCGGTCGAGGACGCCGTCAAGGCGCACCAGCGGCCCAAGCTCGAGGTGTACGACGACGTGGTGTTCGTCGTGCTCAAGCCCGTGCGCTACGTCGACCACGACGAGGTCGTCGACGTCGGCGAGCTCGCGCTGTTCCTGGGCCCGCACTTCGTCGTGACCGTGCGCCACGGCAAGGGTGACGTGCTGCGGCGCGTGCGCGAGGAGCTGGACCGCGGCGAGGGCCCGGCGGCCGGCTTCGGGCCCGCGGGCGTGCTGTACCGGGCGGCGGACCTCGTGGTCGACGGGTACGAGTCGGCCCTGGGTGAGATCGACATCGACGTGGACGACATCGAGGCGCGCGTGTTCGGGCCCGGGCAGGTCAACCACGCGGAGCGCATCTACAAGCTCAAGCAGGAGGCGGCGGAGGTGCGCCGCGCGGTGCTGCCGCTCGGCCGCCCCCTGCAACGGCTCGTCGACGGCGACGTGCCGCACGTGCCGGCCGAGGCCGCACCGTACTTCCGCGACGTGCAGGACCACCTGCTGCGCGCGGCCGACGCGGTCGAGACCGTCGAGCGCCAGCTCGCCGACGTGCTGCAGGCCAACACCGCACGCGTCACCGTCGCGCAGAGCGAGGTCGCGCTGCGCCAGAACGGTGACATGCGCAAGATCTCCGCCTGGGCGGCGATCGCGCTGGTGCCCACGGCCATCGCGGGCGTGTACGGCATGAACTTCGAGTACATCCCCGAGCTGCGCTGGCGGTTCGGGTACTTCCTCGTGCTCGGCGTGATCGCCGGCGCCTGCGTCGGGCTGCACCGCCTCTTCCGGCGCAACGGGTGGCTGTAG